In a single window of the Streptomyces cinnabarinus genome:
- a CDS encoding PTS transporter subunit EIIC: MSTATASAAPTKKWGSGLFQGLQKVGRSLQLPIAVLPAAGILLRLGQPDVFGADGLGWNKVASVFATAGDAVFANLPLLFCVGIAIGFAKKADGSTALAALVGFLVYKNVLTAFPITEAKVTKGADVAATYNDPKVLGGIIMGLIAAVTWQRFHRTKLPDWLGFFNGRRLVPILMAFIGTLVGVFFGLAWEPVGEVITNFGEWMTGLGAAGAGIFGAINRALLPVGMHQFVNTVAWQEIGSFTDSAGAVWHGDLPRFFHGDPTSGQFMTGFFPIMMFALPAAALAITHTARPERRKAVGGMMMSLALTSFVTGITEPIEFAFMFIAPLLYVIHALLTAVSMAVTWGLGVHHGFSFSAGAIDYFLNWNLATKPWMIIPIGLAFAAIYYVVFRFAITKFNLTTPGREPEEEVEDLTKA; encoded by the coding sequence ATGAGCACCGCCACCGCATCGGCGGCCCCCACGAAGAAGTGGGGATCCGGCCTGTTCCAGGGTCTTCAGAAGGTCGGCCGCAGCCTCCAGCTCCCGATCGCCGTACTGCCGGCGGCGGGCATCCTGCTGCGGCTGGGCCAGCCCGACGTGTTCGGCGCCGACGGTCTCGGCTGGAACAAGGTCGCCTCGGTCTTCGCCACCGCCGGCGACGCCGTCTTCGCCAATCTGCCGCTGCTGTTCTGCGTCGGCATCGCCATCGGCTTCGCCAAGAAGGCCGACGGCTCCACCGCCCTGGCGGCGCTGGTCGGCTTCCTGGTCTACAAGAACGTACTGACCGCGTTCCCGATCACCGAAGCAAAGGTCACCAAGGGTGCGGACGTCGCCGCCACCTACAACGACCCCAAGGTCCTCGGCGGCATCATCATGGGCCTCATAGCCGCCGTCACCTGGCAGCGCTTCCACCGCACCAAGCTCCCGGACTGGCTGGGCTTCTTCAACGGCCGCCGCCTCGTCCCGATCCTGATGGCCTTCATCGGCACCCTCGTCGGTGTCTTCTTCGGCCTGGCCTGGGAGCCCGTCGGTGAGGTCATCACCAACTTCGGTGAGTGGATGACCGGTCTGGGCGCCGCGGGCGCGGGCATCTTCGGCGCGATCAACCGCGCGCTGCTCCCGGTCGGCATGCACCAGTTCGTCAACACGGTGGCCTGGCAGGAGATCGGCTCCTTCACGGACTCCGCGGGTGCCGTCTGGCACGGCGACCTGCCGCGCTTCTTCCACGGTGACCCGACCTCCGGCCAGTTCATGACCGGCTTCTTCCCGATCATGATGTTCGCCCTCCCGGCCGCCGCCCTGGCGATCACGCACACCGCCCGTCCCGAGCGCCGCAAGGCCGTCGGCGGCATGATGATGTCCCTCGCGCTGACCTCGTTCGTCACCGGCATCACCGAGCCGATCGAGTTCGCGTTCATGTTCATCGCGCCGCTGCTCTACGTCATCCACGCGCTGCTGACCGCCGTCTCCATGGCCGTCACCTGGGGCCTCGGAGTGCACCACGGCTTCAGCTTCTCGGCCGGCGCGATCGACTACTTCCTCAACTGGAACCTGGCCACCAAGCCCTGGATGATCATCCCGATCGGCCTGGCCTTCGCCGCCATCTACTACGTCGTCTTCCGCTTCGCCATCACCAAGTTCAACCTCACCACCCCGGGCCGCGAGCCCGAGGAGGAGGTCGAGGACCTCACGAAGGCGTGA
- a CDS encoding MBL fold metallo-hydrolase: protein MKLTVVGCSGSFPSAESACSSYLVEADGFRLLLDLGNGALGELQRHCGLYDLDAIFLSHLHADHCIDMCAYFVARYYRHDGGRCAPIPVYGPEGTEHRLTTAYADTPSASSMSEVFDFHTVKPSTFEVGPFTVHTERVAHPVEAYGIRVEHGGKSLTYSGDTGVTPVLDELARDTDLFLCEAAFTHGKESIPDLHLNGREAGETAVRAGARRLVLTHIPPWTDPQTNLADARAVYDGPVTLAAPRQTYEI from the coding sequence ATGAAGCTCACCGTCGTCGGCTGCTCGGGGTCGTTCCCGTCCGCGGAATCGGCCTGCTCGAGCTACCTCGTCGAGGCCGACGGCTTCCGGCTGCTCCTCGACCTGGGCAACGGCGCCCTTGGCGAGCTGCAGCGCCACTGCGGTCTCTACGACCTCGACGCGATCTTCCTGAGTCATCTGCACGCCGACCACTGCATCGACATGTGCGCCTACTTCGTCGCGCGCTACTACCGGCACGACGGCGGCCGCTGCGCCCCGATCCCGGTCTACGGACCCGAGGGCACGGAGCACCGGCTGACCACCGCCTACGCCGACACTCCCTCCGCGTCCTCCATGAGCGAGGTCTTCGACTTCCACACGGTCAAGCCGTCCACCTTCGAGGTCGGCCCGTTCACCGTGCACACCGAGCGCGTGGCGCATCCGGTGGAGGCGTACGGCATCCGCGTCGAGCACGGCGGGAAGTCCCTGACGTACTCCGGAGACACGGGGGTGACCCCGGTGCTCGACGAACTCGCCCGGGACACGGACCTGTTCCTGTGCGAGGCCGCTTTCACGCACGGCAAGGAGAGCATCCCCGACCTGCACCTCAACGGCCGTGAGGCGGGCGAGACGGCGGTCCGCGCGGGCGCCCGCCGCCTGGTCCTGACCCACATCCCCCCGTGGACCGACCCCCAGACCAACCTCGCCGACGCGCGAGCGGTCTACGACGGGCCGGTGACACTGGCGGCGCCGAGGCAGACGTACGAGATCTAG
- a CDS encoding type II toxin-antitoxin system PemK/MazF family toxin, translating into MDTSWWLALAAVVLLALVAALVDGWGRRPAGRPGRRRTAMRPRPTEIWWASVPFEDRPGAKDRPCLVLAVHGRRVRVAKITSRYHDERSGVIPLPPGAVSDAQGRASFLETDELREVPVWDFRRKVGVVDPVLWDQVRHLAS; encoded by the coding sequence ATGGACACGTCCTGGTGGCTGGCGCTCGCGGCGGTGGTGCTGCTGGCGCTGGTCGCCGCGCTGGTGGACGGGTGGGGGCGCAGGCCCGCCGGGCGGCCGGGGCGGCGGCGGACAGCGATGCGGCCGCGGCCCACGGAGATCTGGTGGGCGAGCGTGCCGTTCGAGGACCGGCCCGGTGCGAAGGACCGGCCGTGTCTGGTGCTGGCGGTGCACGGCAGGCGGGTCCGCGTCGCGAAGATCACCAGCCGCTACCACGACGAGCGTTCCGGGGTGATTCCGCTTCCGCCGGGTGCGGTGAGCGATGCCCAGGGCCGCGCGAGCTTCCTGGAGACGGACGAGCTGCGCGAGGTGCCGGTGTGGGACTTCCGGCGAAAGGTGGGAGTGGTGGACCCGGTCCTGTGGGACCAGGTCCGTCACCTGGCGTCGTAG
- a CDS encoding PLP-dependent cysteine synthase family protein, translated as MRYDSPLAAVGNTPLVRLPRLSPSAEVRIWAKLEDRNPTGSVKDRPALHMIEQAEKDGRLTPGCTILEPTSGNTGISLAMAAKLKGYRMVCVMPENTSQERRDLLGMWGAEIISSPAAGGSNTAVRVAKELSAEHPDWVMLYQYGNPDNAGAHYATTGPEILADLPSITHFVAGLGTTGTLMGVGRFLREQKPDVKIVAAEPRYDDLVYGLRNLDEGFVPELYDASVLTTRFSVGSADAVTRTRELLQQEGIFAGVSTGAALHAAIGVGNKAVKAGESADIVFVVADGGWKYLSTGVYTAPTTEEAIETLQGQLWA; from the coding sequence ATGCGCTACGACTCCCCGCTGGCCGCGGTGGGCAACACCCCTCTGGTGCGCCTGCCGCGGCTGTCGCCGTCCGCCGAGGTCCGGATCTGGGCCAAGCTGGAGGACCGCAACCCCACCGGCTCGGTCAAGGACCGCCCGGCCCTGCACATGATCGAGCAGGCGGAGAAGGACGGCCGGCTCACCCCGGGCTGCACCATCCTGGAGCCCACCAGCGGCAACACCGGCATCTCGCTGGCCATGGCCGCCAAGCTCAAGGGCTACCGCATGGTGTGCGTGATGCCCGAGAACACCTCCCAGGAGCGCCGGGACCTGCTCGGCATGTGGGGCGCCGAGATCATCTCCTCCCCGGCCGCGGGCGGCTCCAACACCGCCGTACGCGTCGCCAAGGAGCTGTCCGCCGAGCACCCCGACTGGGTGATGCTCTACCAGTACGGCAACCCGGACAACGCGGGCGCCCACTACGCGACCACCGGCCCCGAGATCCTCGCCGACCTCCCCTCCATCACCCACTTCGTGGCGGGCCTCGGCACCACCGGCACGCTGATGGGCGTGGGCCGCTTCCTGCGGGAGCAGAAGCCGGACGTGAAGATCGTCGCCGCCGAGCCGCGCTACGACGATCTCGTCTACGGCCTGCGCAACCTCGACGAGGGCTTCGTCCCCGAGCTGTACGACGCCTCCGTCCTCACCACCCGCTTCTCCGTCGGCTCCGCGGACGCGGTCACCCGCACCCGCGAGCTGCTCCAGCAGGAGGGCATCTTCGCCGGCGTCTCCACCGGCGCGGCCCTGCACGCCGCGATCGGCGTCGGGAACAAGGCCGTGAAGGCGGGCGAGAGCGCCGACATCGTCTTCGTCGTGGCCGACGGCGGCTGGAAGTACCTGTCGACCGGCGTCTACACCGCGCCGACGACGGAGGAAGCGATCGAGACGCTGCAGGGCCAGCTCTGGGCGTAG
- a CDS encoding MoaD/ThiS family protein, with protein sequence MAIEVRIPTILRTYTDGQKAVEGSGDTLADLFTDLETRHAGIQARIVDGEQLRRFVNVYLNDEDVRFLDGINTKLTDGDSVTILPAVAGGMV encoded by the coding sequence ATGGCCATCGAGGTCCGCATCCCCACCATCCTCCGCACGTACACCGACGGTCAGAAGGCGGTGGAGGGCTCCGGGGACACCCTCGCCGACCTGTTCACCGACCTGGAGACCCGGCATGCGGGCATCCAGGCCCGCATCGTGGACGGCGAGCAGCTGCGCCGCTTCGTCAACGTCTACCTGAACGACGAGGACGTCCGCTTCCTGGACGGCATCAACACCAAGCTCACCGACGGCGACAGCGTCACGATCCTGCCGGCCGTGGCCGGCGGCATGGTCTGA
- a CDS encoding putative leader peptide — MVLLDVSDRAPGTLLVARLHVDLCRLNSAIC; from the coding sequence ATGGTTCTTCTCGACGTGAGCGACAGGGCGCCGGGCACACTGCTCGTTGCGCGGCTGCACGTCGACCTGTGCAGGCTGAACAGCGCCATCTGTTGA
- a CDS encoding M67 family metallopeptidase, translated as MLTITQALVDQIVAHARKDHPDEACGVVAGPAGTDRPERFIPMLNAAMSPTFYEFDSGDLLKLYRELDDRDEEPVVIYHSHTATEAYPSRTDISYANEPGAHYVLVSTADTDGLGDFQFRSFRILEGEVTEEEVKVVEAY; from the coding sequence ATGCTGACCATCACCCAGGCCCTCGTCGACCAGATCGTCGCGCACGCGCGCAAGGACCACCCAGACGAGGCGTGCGGCGTCGTCGCGGGGCCGGCCGGGACCGACCGCCCCGAGCGCTTCATCCCCATGCTGAACGCGGCCATGTCGCCCACGTTCTACGAGTTCGACTCCGGCGATCTGCTCAAGCTCTACCGCGAGCTGGACGACCGGGACGAGGAGCCGGTGGTCATCTACCACTCCCACACCGCGACCGAGGCCTACCCCTCCCGCACGGACATCTCCTACGCCAACGAGCCCGGCGCGCACTACGTCCTCGTCTCCACCGCCGACACCGACGGCCTCGGAGATTTCCAGTTCCGCTCCTTCCGGATCCTGGAGGGAGAGGTGACCGAGGAGGAGGTCAAGGTCGTGGAGGCGTACTGA